A genome region from Salarias fasciatus unplaced genomic scaffold, fSalaFa1.1, whole genome shotgun sequence includes the following:
- the LOC115385607 gene encoding desmoglein-4-like isoform X2 produces the protein MARFRSVLLLLLLAEVLGSRAPDSPRRTKREWLVPPVGILENRNYTLKEFIAKIRSDKDKQETVEYSITGAGADRPPYNLFTVDPATGFVRINSVVDREKRPSYKLMGAAKYRNGTVAEVDIPLTINVLDENDNAPYFQPHSGNVTEASKKGTFVMQLEGKDDDQQGTLNSQIAYSIVSQEPRGSGNMFSVDRNTGKLYVKEATLDRETHDFYRLVIRGTDMGGAPGGLTGTGTVEIKVLDINDNIPELEESEYSGSVDENVADVVVMRIKARDADLEHTDNWLTVFTIAKGNEDGLFSIETDRETNEGVLKLVKPVDFEEVKNLELGLMIENVAPFVDGQAVLKDVDVQVGEGGPAAGAGAGAGAGAGAGAGAGAGAGAGAGVDLGLDAGVDVGVDAGADAGADAGVGIGVKPGAGVKPGVRPGPAGSEAKPDAPGKSYPVKIAVNNVPEGPAFRPDTKVVPVSEDPGEAPEEGAVVTVFAAVDPDTGEVAEDVTYAKAYDPDNWFSIDEETAEIRLNKLPDRESPFLVNGTYTAKILAISKDDPSQTATGTIAIQVADSNDHCPTLSAVRSSLCSDQKTVHVSAVDEDAEPNGAPFTFRVAEEGTQGSWEVEAINGTAAAFHSRDALWPGSYELRVEVLDAQGLRCDAGETFTVDVCSAAILAR, from the exons atggCTCGGTTCCGCTCggttctgctcctcctgctgctggcggAGGTG ctGGGCTCTCGGGCGCCGGACAGTCCGAGGAGAACCAAGCGGGAGTGGCTGGTGCCCCCGGTCGGGATTCTCGAGAACCGAAACTACACCCTCAAGGAATTCATCGCCAAG ATCCGTTCCGACAAGGACAAGCAGGAGACGGTGGAGTACTCCATCACCGGGGCGGGCGCCGACCGGCCGCCGTACAACCTGTTCACGGTGGATCCCGCCACCGGGTTCGTGCGCATCAACAGCGTCGTGGACCGGGAGAAGCGTCCGTCCTACAAG CTCATGGGCGCCGCCAAGTACCGGAACGGCACCGTGGCGGAGGTGGACATCCCGCTGACCATCAACGTGCTGGACGAGAACGACAACGCGCCGTACTTCCAGCCGCACTCCGGGAACGTCACCGAGGCGAGCAAGAAAG GAACGTTCGTCATGCAGCTGGAGGGGAAGGACGACGACCAGCAGGGGACGCTCAACTCTCAGATCGCCTACAGCATCGTGAGCCAGGAGCCCCGAGGCTCCGGGAACATGTTCTCCGTGGACCGGAACACCGGGAAGCTCTACGTCAAGGAGGCCACGCTGGACCGGGAG ACTCACGACTTCTACCGGCTGGTGATCAGAGGAACCGACATGGGCGGGGCGCCGGGCGGCCTCACCGGAACCGGAACCGTGGAGATCAAGGTGCTCGACATCAACGACAACATTCCCGAACTGGAGGAGTCCGAG TACTCGGGCTCGGTGGACGAGAACGTGGCGGACGTGGTGGTGATGCGCATCAAGGCGCGGGACGCCGACCTGGAGCACACCGACAACTGGCTCACCGTCTTCACCATCGCCAAGGGCAACGAGGACGGGCTGTTCTCCATCGAGACGGACCGCGAGACCAACGAGGGCGTCCTCAAGCTCGTCAAG CCCGTGGACTTCGAGGAGGTGAAGAACCTGGAGCTGGGCCTGATGATCGAGAACGTGGCGCCGTTCGTGGACGGCCAGGCCGTGCTGAAGGACGTGGACGTCCAGGTGGGGGAGGGCGGGCccgcggcgggggcgggggcgggggccggagccggggccggggccggggccggggccggagccggggccggaGCCGGGGCTGGAGTGGACCTGGGGCTGGACGCCGGCGTGGACGTCGGCGTGGACGCCGGCGCGGACGCCGGCGCGGACGCCGGGGTCGGAATCGGCGTGAAACCGGGCGCCGGGGTCAAGCCCGGCGTCCGGCCGGGTCCAGCCGGCTCCGAGGCGAAGCCCGACGCGCCGGGGAAAAGCTACCCCGTAAAGATCGCCGTCAACAACGTCCCGGAAGGCCCCGCCTTCAGACCCGACACCAAGGTGGTCCCCGTCTCCGAGGACCCGGGGGAGGCGCCGGAAGAGGGCGCCGTGGTCACCGTGTTCGCCGCGGTGGACCCGGACACGGGGGAGGTGGCCGAGGACGTCAC CTACGCTAAGGCCTACGACCCCGACAACTGGTTCAGCATCGACGAAGAAACGGCCGAGATCCGGCTCAACAAGCTTCCCGACAGAGAGTCGCCGTTCCTCGTCAACGGAACGTACACCGCCAAGATTCTGGCCATCAGCAAAG ACGATCCTTCGCAGACGGCGACGGGAACGATCGCGATCCAGGTGGCGGACTCCAACGACCACTGCCCGACGCTGAGCGCCGTGCGCAGCAGCCTGTGCTCCGACCAGAAGACCGTGCACGTGAGCGCCGTGGACGAGGACGCGGAGCCCAACGGCGCCCCGTTCACCTTCAGGGTGGCGGAGGAAGGGACGCAGGGGAGCTGGGAGGTGGAGGCCATCAACG GAACCGCGGCGGCGTTCCACTCTCGGGACGCTCTCTGGCCCGGATCGTACGAGCTCCGGGTGGAGGTTCTGGACGCGCAGGGTCTGCGGTGCGACGCCGGAGAGACCTTCACCGTGGACGTGTGCTC
- the LOC115385607 gene encoding desmoglein-4-like isoform X1 — protein sequence MARFRSVLLLLLLAEVLGSRAPDSPRRTKREWLVPPVGILENRNYTLKEFIAKIRSDKDKQETVEYSITGAGADRPPYNLFTVDPATGFVRINSVVDREKRPSYKLMGAAKYRNGTVAEVDIPLTINVLDENDNAPYFQPHSGNVTEASKKGTFVMQLEGKDDDQQGTLNSQIAYSIVSQEPRGSGNMFSVDRNTGKLYVKEATLDRETHDFYRLVIRGTDMGGAPGGLTGTGTVEIKVLDINDNIPELEESEYSGSVDENVADVVVMRIKARDADLEHTDNWLTVFTIAKGNEDGLFSIETDRETNEGVLKLVKPVDFEEVKNLELGLMIENVAPFVDGQAVLKDVDVQVGEGGPAAGAGAGAGAGAGAGAGAGAGAGAGAGVDLGLDAGVDVGVDAGADAGADAGVGIGVKPGAGVKPGVRPGPAGSEAKPDAPGKSYPVKIAVNNVPEGPAFRPDTKVVPVSEDPGEAPEEGAVVTVFAAVDPDTGEVAEDVTYAKAYDPDNWFSIDEETAEIRLNKLPDRESPFLVNGTYTAKILAISKDDPSQTATGTIAIQVADSNDHCPTLSAVRSSLCSDQKTVHVSAVDEDAEPNGAPFTFRVAEEGTQGSWEVEAINGTAAAFHSRDALWPGSYELRVEVLDAQGLRCDAGETFTVDVCSCRGADHCGVQAERPVSTSSGLSPTFFGLLLAALCLLLLVPLLLLFCQCGGPNGIFPDQFSELPFETKEHLMAYHTEAPGEDQEVPLQNVAIMLGTQRKVETSAAAAAGNVFSAVVTATQRGTFFSESQRQHVEDLSMEVDNAYHFSRQGSRRRSGRAVASRAAAAASGRHAVALYDDFALPEEFLRDYYSQKAACTVAARDSLLEYDSEGPWSAAGSLGSCGLLEEDGDLDFLSDLDPKFKRLAEICSPPGARLVEARSVEAARSVEARSVEARSVEARSVEAHSAEARSVEARSVRTRSVEASESVLNKNQSSLQTETLTAASAGSSATLSSAAVAGLRRPAVSPPLYYAANPVVPLQYVPGLYVLGGPQSPPGLVVAEASAASAASPTVLLPMGSILPPNPTSGYMLVGDPKGPGGAVQLDPGPPLGTLPRGAVLVNPAAPPQGALGLAARGSDQPGVVGSRAVFNVVGRLTANCVNLSSGNAVAETAERIETSSSHSASENRELAFSTIHANVVESAEQGGK from the exons atggCTCGGTTCCGCTCggttctgctcctcctgctgctggcggAGGTG ctGGGCTCTCGGGCGCCGGACAGTCCGAGGAGAACCAAGCGGGAGTGGCTGGTGCCCCCGGTCGGGATTCTCGAGAACCGAAACTACACCCTCAAGGAATTCATCGCCAAG ATCCGTTCCGACAAGGACAAGCAGGAGACGGTGGAGTACTCCATCACCGGGGCGGGCGCCGACCGGCCGCCGTACAACCTGTTCACGGTGGATCCCGCCACCGGGTTCGTGCGCATCAACAGCGTCGTGGACCGGGAGAAGCGTCCGTCCTACAAG CTCATGGGCGCCGCCAAGTACCGGAACGGCACCGTGGCGGAGGTGGACATCCCGCTGACCATCAACGTGCTGGACGAGAACGACAACGCGCCGTACTTCCAGCCGCACTCCGGGAACGTCACCGAGGCGAGCAAGAAAG GAACGTTCGTCATGCAGCTGGAGGGGAAGGACGACGACCAGCAGGGGACGCTCAACTCTCAGATCGCCTACAGCATCGTGAGCCAGGAGCCCCGAGGCTCCGGGAACATGTTCTCCGTGGACCGGAACACCGGGAAGCTCTACGTCAAGGAGGCCACGCTGGACCGGGAG ACTCACGACTTCTACCGGCTGGTGATCAGAGGAACCGACATGGGCGGGGCGCCGGGCGGCCTCACCGGAACCGGAACCGTGGAGATCAAGGTGCTCGACATCAACGACAACATTCCCGAACTGGAGGAGTCCGAG TACTCGGGCTCGGTGGACGAGAACGTGGCGGACGTGGTGGTGATGCGCATCAAGGCGCGGGACGCCGACCTGGAGCACACCGACAACTGGCTCACCGTCTTCACCATCGCCAAGGGCAACGAGGACGGGCTGTTCTCCATCGAGACGGACCGCGAGACCAACGAGGGCGTCCTCAAGCTCGTCAAG CCCGTGGACTTCGAGGAGGTGAAGAACCTGGAGCTGGGCCTGATGATCGAGAACGTGGCGCCGTTCGTGGACGGCCAGGCCGTGCTGAAGGACGTGGACGTCCAGGTGGGGGAGGGCGGGCccgcggcgggggcgggggcgggggccggagccggggccggggccggggccggggccggagccggggccggaGCCGGGGCTGGAGTGGACCTGGGGCTGGACGCCGGCGTGGACGTCGGCGTGGACGCCGGCGCGGACGCCGGCGCGGACGCCGGGGTCGGAATCGGCGTGAAACCGGGCGCCGGGGTCAAGCCCGGCGTCCGGCCGGGTCCAGCCGGCTCCGAGGCGAAGCCCGACGCGCCGGGGAAAAGCTACCCCGTAAAGATCGCCGTCAACAACGTCCCGGAAGGCCCCGCCTTCAGACCCGACACCAAGGTGGTCCCCGTCTCCGAGGACCCGGGGGAGGCGCCGGAAGAGGGCGCCGTGGTCACCGTGTTCGCCGCGGTGGACCCGGACACGGGGGAGGTGGCCGAGGACGTCAC CTACGCTAAGGCCTACGACCCCGACAACTGGTTCAGCATCGACGAAGAAACGGCCGAGATCCGGCTCAACAAGCTTCCCGACAGAGAGTCGCCGTTCCTCGTCAACGGAACGTACACCGCCAAGATTCTGGCCATCAGCAAAG ACGATCCTTCGCAGACGGCGACGGGAACGATCGCGATCCAGGTGGCGGACTCCAACGACCACTGCCCGACGCTGAGCGCCGTGCGCAGCAGCCTGTGCTCCGACCAGAAGACCGTGCACGTGAGCGCCGTGGACGAGGACGCGGAGCCCAACGGCGCCCCGTTCACCTTCAGGGTGGCGGAGGAAGGGACGCAGGGGAGCTGGGAGGTGGAGGCCATCAACG GAACCGCGGCGGCGTTCCACTCTCGGGACGCTCTCTGGCCCGGATCGTACGAGCTCCGGGTGGAGGTTCTGGACGCGCAGGGTCTGCGGTGCGACGCCGGAGAGACCTTCACCGTGGACGTGTGCTCGTGCCGGGGGGCCGACCACTGCGGCGTTCAGGCGGAACGTCCGGTGTCCACGTCCTCCGGGCTGTCGCCGACGTTCTTCGGCCTGCTGCTGGCGGCGCTGTGCCTGCTGCTGC TGGTTccactcctgctgctgttctgtcagTGTGGCGGGCCGAACGGCATCTTCCCGGACCAGTTCAGCGAGCTCCCCTTCGAAACCAAAGAGCACCTGATGGCCTACCACACCGAGGCTCCGGGGGAAGACCAG GAGGTTCCCCTCCAGAACGTTGCTATCATGCTGGGAACGCAAAGAAAAGTCGAAACTTCCGCGGCAGCCGCGGCGGGGAACGTCTTCTCCGCCGTCGTCACGGCGACGCAGCGGGGGACGTTCTTCAGCGAGTCCCAGCGGCAGCACGTCGAGGACTTGTCCATGGAAGTGGACAACGCCTACCACTTCTCGCGTCAGGGTTCCCGCCGCCGCAGCGGCCGAGCTGTGGCtagccgggcggcggcggcggcgagcggccgcCACGCCGTCGCTCTGTACGACGACTTCGCGCTCCCGGAAGAATTCCTTCGGGATTACTACTCTCAG aaagcgGCGTGCACGGTGGCAGCGAGGGACAGCTTGTTGGAGTACGACTCGGAGGGCCCGTGGTCCGCCGCCGGCTCGCTGGGCAGCTGCggcctcctggaggaggacggcgacctggacttcctgtctgacctCGACCCCAAGTTCAAGAGGCTAGCGGAGATCTGCTCCCCGCCCGGGGCGCGCTTGGTCGAGGCGCGCTCGGTCGAGGCGGCGCGATCGGTCGAGGCGCGATCGGTCGAAGCGCGCTCGGTCGAAGCACGCTCGGTCGAGGCGCATTCCGCCGAGGCGCGCTCGGTCGAGGCGCGTTCGGTCAGAACGCGGTCTGTTGAGGCCTCAGAGTCCGTCCTCAACAAGAACCAGTCCTCCCTCCAAACCGAGACGCTAACGGCAGCCAGCGCAGGAAGCAGCGCCACCCTTTCCTCCGCCGCGGTCGCCGGCCTCCGCCGTCCCGCCGTGTCTCCGCCTCTTTACTACGCCGCCAACCCGGTGGTCCCCCTGCAGTACGTCCCCGGCCTGTACGTCCTGGGCGGACCCCAGAGTCCGCCCGGACTCGTGGTTGCCGAAGCGTCCGCGGCTAGCGCCGCCAGCCCCACCGTCCTGCTTCCCATGGGCTCCATTTTGCCGCCAAATCCCACGAGCGGCTACATGCTAGTCGGCGACCCGAAGGGTCCCGGCGGGGCGGTTCAGTTGGACCCGGGGCCCCCGTTGGGGACCCTGCCCCGAGGTGCTGTCCTGGTGAACCCGGCTGCCCCCCCTCAGGGGGCGTTAGGCTTGGCGGCGCGGGGTTCGGATCAGCCAGGGGTCGTCGGGTCGCGAGCCGTTTTTAATGTCGTTGGCCGGCTAACCGCTAATTGTGTGAATCTGTCGTCGGGAAACGCCGTCGCAGAGACGGCGGAACGTATCGAAACGTCGTCAAGTCATTCAGCTAGCGAGAATAGAGAATTAGCTTTTAGCACCATTCATGCTAACGTCGTTGAGAGTGCGGAACAAGGTGGGAAATAA